The sequence ATCCCCATGCTTGTCTGGCTGACGGGCATTGACCGCATCTTCCGCCTCGATATGCAGGTCATGCAGATAGGGTAATACGCCGAGTACCGGCTTGCCGGTGTGTTGCTCGAGCCAGTCCAGCCCTGGTTGCAGCAAGGCGATGTCACCGCGGAACCGGTTGATGACAAAGCCCTTGATCCGCGCCTGCTCACTGGCCGACAACAAGGCCAGGGTGCCGACCAGATGGGCGAAGACGCCGCCCTTGTCGATATCGGCAATCAGGATCACCGGGCAGTCGACCGCCTCGGCAAAGCCCATGTTGGCGATATCGCCGGCGCGCAGATTGATTTCCGCCGGCGAGCCGGCGCCTTCGACCAGCACGGTCTGATACTGCTGGCGCAGCCGCTGATGCGAGGCCAGCACCGCCTCCAGGGCGATGGGTTTGTAAGCGTGATAGGCCACGGCATCCATGCTGCCCACCGGGTGGCCATGAATGATCACCTGAGCGCCAATATCGGTATTGGGCTTGAGCAGCACCGGGTTCATGTCAGTGTGCGGCTCCAGTCCGGCGGCTTCGGCCTGCACCGCCTGGGCACGGCCAATCTCGCCGCCGTCGATGGTCACCGCTGCGTTCAGCGCCATGTTCTGCGGCTTGAACGGGGCCACGGCAACCCCCTGGCGTGTGAGCCAGCGGCACAGCGCGGTGACCAAGGTGCTTTTGCCGGCATCCGAGGTGGTGCCCTGGATCATCAAGGTGGTCATAACGCAGATTCCTCCTGAATCAACTGCGGTGCCGGCAGAGCTAGCCCTTGCAAGGCCTGCTCCAGCCGGCTCCAGCCCATTTCATTGCCGGGCAGGCCGATGCGCAGCGCTACCGGCTGACTGAACAGCCGGGTCAGAATACCTTGCCCGGCCAATGCCTGATGCAAGTCTGCGGCATCCGTGCGGCAAACCCACTGAAACAGTGCGCAACCACCGTCCGGCGTCAGGCCGCAGGCACTCAGCAACTGCTGCAAACGCTGGCCTTCACGCTGTAGCCGCCAGCGCCAGACCTGTTGGGTATCGCGCTCGGCCAGCACCTGCTGGGCAACAAAGCGTGCCGGACCATTCACCGTCCAAGGGCCCAGACGCTGGTTCAGACGCGCCAGCAGCGCGGTGTCGGACAGCACAAAGCCCAGGCGGGCACCGGCCAGGGCGAAGAACTTGCCCAGTGAACGCAATACGATCAGCCCCGGCCGTTCGCTATAGGGCGCCAGACTGTACTCGGGTTGCAGATCGGCAAAGGCCTCGTCGACCACCAGCCAGCCACCGCGCACGGCCAGCTCGGCCTGCCAGGCCAGCAGGATTGCAGGGGCCAGCAGGCGACCGGTAGGGTTGTTCGGGTTGACCAGCACCAGCACATCGCAATCATCCAGCGGCGGCAGGCCCTGCTCCCGTTCATCCCAGACCTGTACCTGATGCCCGGCCTGACGCCAGGCTTGGGCATGCTCGGCATAGCAGGGCCCGAGTACCCGCACCCGACAGGCCGGACGCAGGCTCGGCAAGGCCTGAATCGCCGCCTGCGAACCGGCTACCGGCAGCAGCGCAGGGGCTCGGTAGTAGTCACGGGCGATCGCCTCCAGGCCGTCATCCGGCTCCGGTAACCGACTCCAGCAACTGACCGGCACCGCCGGCAGCGGCCAGACCCAGGGCGCCAGCCCGGTGGACAGGTCCAACCAAGCGTCCAGAGCGATGCCGTATTGCCGTGCGGCCCGGCGCAGCCGCCCACCGTGCTCAAGCATAAGTCAGCCCCCAGACAATCAGGGCCAGCAACAACCACAGCGCCACACCCTGACGCACCAGCCACACGGCGCGGCCAATATCTGCGGCCATCGGTGGCCCGCCGGCGCCCAGCATGGGTTTGCCTTGCCATTGGCCGTGATAGCAGCCTCCGCCGCCCAGTTGCAGATTCAGCGCCCCGGCCCCGGCGGCCATGACCGGGCCAGCGTTGGGGCTGTCCCAGTGCGGCGCCTGGCGGCGCCAGCAGGCAAGCGCCTGACGGGTACACCCACAGAGTGCATAGGTCAGGGCCACCAGCCGCGCCGGCAGGTAGTTCAATACATCATCCAGGCGCGCCGCCGCCCAGCCAAACTGCCGGTAGCGCTGGTTGCGGTAGCCCCACATGGCATCCAGGGTATTGGCCAGGCGGTAGAGCACTACCCCCGGCGCGCCGAGCAGGGCAAACCAGAACAGCGCGGCGAATACCGCATCGCTGCCGTTTTCCAACACCGACTCGGTGGCCGCCCGGGCCACACCTTCGGCATCCAGTGCCGAGGTGTCGCGGCTGACGATATAGCCCACCCGCTCGCGGGCCAGCGGCAGATCGCCCGCAGCCAGTGCCTGGGCGATCGGCAGGGCATGTTCGCTGAGGCTGCGCAAACCAACCGCCAGATACAACGCCAGCACCGCCACCAGCCAGCCGATCCAGGGCAAGGCGGCCAGCGCGGCGGTCAGCAAGGTCAAGGGCACGACTGCCAGCAGCCAGGCCAGCACGCCGTGCCAGCGGCTGGCGGCAGGCCGGTTCAGCCATTGCTCAAGCCGCTTGGCCAGCCGGCCAAAACCGACCAGCGGATGCCAGCGTTTCGGCTCACCCAGGAGGTGGTCGAGCAGCACCCCGGCCAGCAGCAGCGGCGCCAGGCCCATCAGCGCTGGCTCCAGTCCCGGATCAGGCCATGCAATTGCGCCAGGCCGATGGTCAGCGCGGAGATGCCCGGCTGCAGGATATCCGGCGACTTGATCTCGAACAGCTGCCCGTCACGAACCGCCGGCACGGTCTCCCAGCCGGGCCGCGCAACCACCTGCTCGGGGCGGAAACGCTTGCCGCACCAGGAGCCGACAATGATCTGCGGGGCACGGCGTACCACGTCCTGCGGGTCGGTGATGTAACGCTGGCGGGCTCGCGGGAACTGGCTGAGTTCGGCAAAGCAGTCCTGGCCACCGGCAATCTCGATCAGCTCACTGACCCAGCGGATGCCACTGATCAGCGGCTCATTCCACTCCTCGAAGTATACCCGGGGGCGAGCCGGCAGTGACGCCGCCTGGGTCTGGACCTGCTCCAACCCCTGCCGCAACTCGGCCACCAGTTGCTCGGCGTGGGCATTGGCGTGCACCAGCGCACCCAGGGTCTCGATCATGCGGAAAATGCCAGCGATATCGCGCTGGTTGAACAGGTGCACCTCCAACCCTTCACGCGCCAACTCGGCGGCGATATCGGCCTGCAAATCGCAATAGCCGATCACCAGATCCGGCTTGAGTTCGAGGATTTTCTCGGTCTTGGCGCTGGTGAAGGCCGACACCTTGGGCTTTTCCTTGCGTGCCTGCGGCGGGTGCACGGTAAAGCCGGAAATGCCGGCGATACGCTCCTGCGCGCCGAGACGATAAAGCACTTCGGTGGTTTCGGTAGACAGGCAGACGATGCGTTGCGGACCCTTCATGGTGATTCTCCCCAGTGATCGGTATACAGCAGCTCGGCCAGCGGGCGTGGTGCAGCCCAGCCTTGTTCGACCAGCATCGGCTGGTCATAGAAGGCCGTGACCGGGCCCAGGCACAAGATCGCGACCGGCTCGGCGCCGGCCGGCAAACCCAGCAACTCGGCCACGGCCTGCGGGTCGAACAGCGATACCCAGCCTAGCCCCAGCCCCTCGGCACGGGCCGCCAGCCACAGATTCTGGATGGCACAGGCCAGCGAGGCCAGATCCATCTGCGGCAGGGTGCGGCGGCCAAACACATGGGCCTCACGGCCTTCCGGCAGTGCCGCGACAAGCAATTCAGCGCAGTCGCGGATACCTTCAACCTTGAGCTGCATGAAGACGGCACTGCGCTCACCCAGCGCCTCGGCGGTACGCAGCCGTTCCTGTTCGACCAGACGGTGCAACTGCTGGCGTAGCGCCGGCCGGGTGATGCGAATAAAACGCCAGGGCTGCATCAACCCCACGCTGGGTGCCTGATGCGCCGCTTCAAGCAACTGCGCCAGCAGCTCGGGAGCAACCTCACCACCACTGAAATGGCGCATGTCACGGCGCTCACGGATCACCCGGTAAATGGCCGCGCGCTCCGCATCGCTGTAGCGCGGACTGCTCATGGCGCAAACAGCGCCGCAGCCGCCTGCGGGTTACCCGGCAGATAGCAATGAATGTAGGACGCCGTCAGCCGGCCCAGACGCCAGACCGCCTCGCTGGTGCGCTTGTAGTTCGGGCACTCGCCACGCACCAGCGGCTCCAGCGCACACTCGATCGCCGAATGGTGATAGGTATGCCCGCGCAGCGCCCCTTCCGGCAACACCACTTCCTGCAGGGCCAGCGCGGTCAGGCGCGGCTGCATGGTCGCCGTCGCCGGCAGCAGGCCGAGCATCTCGCCGCTATGGCCCTGTACATCGGTCAGACGCTGACACAGATAGAGCATGCCGCCGCATTCGGCGTGAATCGGCTTGCCGGCGGCATGGTGGGCCCGGATAGCCGCCGCCATCGCCGTATTGCCGGCCAACTGATCCAGATGCAGTTCGGGATAACCACCGGGCAGATACAGGCTATCGACCGCCGGCAGGGCGCTATCGGCCAGTGGCGAAAAGAAACACAGCTTGGCACCCAGCGCTTCAAGCAGATCAAGGTTGGCCTGGTAGATGAAGGCAAAGGCCGCATCCCGGGCAACGCCAATGCGCACACCGGCCAGCAAGGGTGGCAATTGCTGGGCATCCACCGGGGCAAAACTCACGGCCGGGGGCAGCCGGGTGTCGGCGCTGGCGGCCAAGGCATCGGCGGCGGCATCCAGCCGGGCATCCAGATCAGCCAGCTCCGCCGCCTGCACCAGCCCCAGGTGTCGGCTTGGCAGCTCCACCGCGGCATCACGGGTCAGGGCACCAAACCAGGCGATGCCGGCGGGCAAACAGTCACGCAGCATCTCGCCATGGCGGGCACTGCCGACCTTGTTGGCCAGTACCCCGGCAAACGGCAGATCGGGCTGATAGCTGGCCAGCCCGTGGGCCATGGCACCGAAGGTCTGGGCCATGCCCGAACCGTCGATCACCGCCAGTACCGGTACGCCGAAATGCCGGGCCAGATCAGCCGCCGAGGGGGTGCCATCGAACAGCCCCATCACCCCTTCGATCAGGATCAGGTCATTGTCGCGTGCGGCCTCGGCCAGCAGGCGCTTGCTTTGCGCTTCGCCAATCATCCACAGATCAATCTGATGCACCGGCTGGCCGCTGGCCCGAGCCAGAATCATCGGATCGAGGAAGTCCGGCCCGCATTTGAACACCCGCACCCGCCGGCCCTGGCGGCTGTGCAAGCGCGCCAGTGCGGCGGTGACGGTGGTCTTGCCCTGCCCCGAGGCCGGGGCGGCGATCAATACGGCTGGACACTCAAGCTGACTCAAAACTCTACCCCCTTCTGCGCCTTGATACCGGCCTTGAAGGCATGCTTGACCATGCCCATCTCGGTTACCGTATCGGCCACCTCCAGCATCGCCGCCGGAGCCCCGCGACCGGTCACCACCACATGCTGGTGAGGCGGTCGGCCAGCGATATCCGCCAGCACCTTATCCAGCTCCAGATACTGGTATTTGAGCGCGATATTCAGCTCATCGAGAATCACCAGCGCTACCGCCGGGTCGCGCATCAGCTCGACAGCCACCGCCCAGGCCGCCTGGGCCTTGGCGATATCGTCCTGACGGTCCTGGGTTTCCCAGGTAAAGCCAGCACCCATCACGTGATAGCGCACCTGCTCGGGGAAACGGCGGAAGAACGCCTCTTCGCCGGTGCTGCTGGCCCCCTTGATGAACTGCACGATGCCCACCTGCATGTCGTGCCCCAGGGCACGAGCGGCCATACCGAAGGCCGAGCTGCTTTTGCCCTTGCCGTTGCCGCTGAGCACCAGCAGCAAGCCGCGTTCGTCCTGCGCTGCGGCGATCTTTTCATCGACTACCGCTTTCTTGCGCTGCATGCGCTGGCGGTGACGCTGATCGCGCTCGCTCGGCTCGCTCATGCCTTGCGCCCCTGACCCAACAGCCCTTGCTGAGCCAACAGACGCAACACCACATACACGGCGCAGGCCGCCGCCACGTACATAACCAGCGTGCTCAGGTATTGCGGGTAATAAGTAGCGATCCGTTCAAGCATGCCGGTAAAGGTCGGGGCTTCGTAACGCCCGGAGAAAAAGTAAAACCCACCACTGGAAAACAAACTGCAGATCAACGCACCAGTGGCCACCGTTGGGGCCAGGATCAGCAGAGTTGCCGGGTGGTCACGGTGCCAACCCGCGTACAAACGGCCGGCAAACCACAGGCTGCCATAGGCGGGCAGCAAGGCCCAATAGGCGATGGTCATGCAGTGATGGCCGGCGTTGGTCCAGCCGACACTGAGCACGTCCATGACCACAGCCTGCAGAAACAGCAGCGGAAACGCCCAGCGCGGACGCAAAAACACCCCAGCCAGGAAAAATACCGCCCAGGAAGCGCTGGGCAAGTTGACCACACTGAAGTGACTGCCACGGGTCATGGCCATCAACAACACCAGTACGGCGCCAACAGCCAGTTGGCTGCGTTTGGATAGTACGATCATGTCATCCTCCTTGGATGGGTGTAGATATTTGGTTCAACTGCTGCCATTACGTCTTCCCGCTAGTCCGTCATGACGGGGCTCGTGTACCAGGGCGATCCCCCCGCTACGCCGTCATTGCGAGCCGCGTAGCGGCGTGGCAATCCATGCTCAGGCCCCGCCACCAAGGCACATGGATTGCCACGGGCCTGCGGCCCTCGCAATGAAGAGTCCTTACAGCATCTGGTAGCGCACAGTCAGATAGCCGGCCCGGCCCTGCTGCTGATAGCTGGCAGCGGTTTCGTAGTCGGTATCGAACAGGTTGCTGATCCGTGCCTGAACTCGCCACTGCTGGCTGAACCAGTACTCGGCGCGCAGGTCGACGGTGTTGTAGCCATGCAGGTCGGTAGTATTGGCGGCGTTGTCCCAGCGCCGGCCTTCGGCGTGCAGGCTGGCGCCGACGCCTATCCGGCCAAAGCGGCGGTCGACATCCAGGTTGAACAGTTGCTCGGCGCGGCGGGCCAGCAGGTCGCCCTGGTTGGCACGCTTGGAGCGGTTGGACGGGTCCTGCAGGGTCAGGTTGCTGGCTACATCCCAGCCCCACCAATGGCCGGCCAGTTCCAGTTCGATACCCTTGATCACCGCCTTGTCGACGTTCTCTGCCAACCAGACGCCGCCACCCAGGTTGACGCTGGCGATCAGGTCTTCGACCTCGTTGCGGAAGACATTGACGGCCCAGGTGCCCCAGTCATGCTGACCACGCAGCCCCAGTTCATAATTGCGTGAGGTCTCTTCCTTGATATCGGGGTTGCCGAAGCCGGGGAAGTACAGCTGATTGAAGGTCGGTGCCTTGAATGCGGTGCCGTAGCTACCGACCAGTTGCAGGCTGTCCGTCAGGCTGATGCCGTAGCCGATGTTGCCGGTGGTGTGATCGCCGTGCTGCTGGTTGTCATCATGGCGCAGGCCAAGCTGCCATTCATGGATGCCACGTTGGCCCAGATACTGGGCGTAATAACCCTTGTTAGTGCGCCGGCCCTTGCTGTAGTCGGTGCTGCTGCTGACCTCATCGATCAGATGGTCATAGCCGAGGGTCAGCACCTGGCCCGGCGCCAGATCGATATCGTTCTGCCAGCCAAAGCTGTCGCGGCGGGTGTCGAAGCGGCTGGTAAAATTGCTGCCGTTGAAGTTGTCGCTCTTGTCTTCGCTACGTGCAGCCTGCAGGGTCACGCGCCACGGATCAAGCGGTGCAAACCGGGCATTGAGGCCATGGGTCTTG is a genomic window of Halopseudomonas phragmitis containing:
- a CDS encoding cobyric acid synthase; the protein is MTTLMIQGTTSDAGKSTLVTALCRWLTRQGVAVAPFKPQNMALNAAVTIDGGEIGRAQAVQAEAAGLEPHTDMNPVLLKPNTDIGAQVIIHGHPVGSMDAVAYHAYKPIALEAVLASHQRLRQQYQTVLVEGAGSPAEINLRAGDIANMGFAEAVDCPVILIADIDKGGVFAHLVGTLALLSASEQARIKGFVINRFRGDIALLQPGLDWLEQHTGKPVLGVLPYLHDLHIEAEDAVNARQPDKHGDALKIVVPVLPRISNHTDFDPLRLHPQVDLQFVGPGQSLPPADLIILPGSKSVRSDLAFLEQQGWDADIRRHLRYGGKLLGVCGGFQMLGEWVDDPLGLEGEAGSSAGLGVLDFSTRLEAEKRLTRVRGRLCLERAEVQGYEIHAGRSHGKALAQPFALLDGGEADGALSNDGQIAGTYLHGLFEHPEASAALLRWAGQEQAAALDYPALRARDIERLADLVEQHLDTDKLLKLCGITQ
- the cobD gene encoding threonine-phosphate decarboxylase CobD, translated to MLEHGGRLRRAARQYGIALDAWLDLSTGLAPWVWPLPAVPVSCWSRLPEPDDGLEAIARDYYRAPALLPVAGSQAAIQALPSLRPACRVRVLGPCYAEHAQAWRQAGHQVQVWDEREQGLPPLDDCDVLVLVNPNNPTGRLLAPAILLAWQAELAVRGGWLVVDEAFADLQPEYSLAPYSERPGLIVLRSLGKFFALAGARLGFVLSDTALLARLNQRLGPWTVNGPARFVAQQVLAERDTQQVWRWRLQREGQRLQQLLSACGLTPDGGCALFQWVCRTDAADLHQALAGQGILTRLFSQPVALRIGLPGNEMGWSRLEQALQGLALPAPQLIQEESAL
- the cbiB gene encoding adenosylcobinamide-phosphate synthase CbiB, which translates into the protein MGLAPLLLAGVLLDHLLGEPKRWHPLVGFGRLAKRLEQWLNRPAASRWHGVLAWLLAVVPLTLLTAALAALPWIGWLVAVLALYLAVGLRSLSEHALPIAQALAAGDLPLARERVGYIVSRDTSALDAEGVARAATESVLENGSDAVFAALFWFALLGAPGVVLYRLANTLDAMWGYRNQRYRQFGWAAARLDDVLNYLPARLVALTYALCGCTRQALACWRRQAPHWDSPNAGPVMAAGAGALNLQLGGGGCYHGQWQGKPMLGAGGPPMAADIGRAVWLVRQGVALWLLLALIVWGLTYA
- a CDS encoding cobalamin-binding protein, whose amino-acid sequence is MKGPQRIVCLSTETTEVLYRLGAQERIAGISGFTVHPPQARKEKPKVSAFTSAKTEKILELKPDLVIGYCDLQADIAAELAREGLEVHLFNQRDIAGIFRMIETLGALVHANAHAEQLVAELRQGLEQVQTQAASLPARPRVYFEEWNEPLISGIRWVSELIEIAGGQDCFAELSQFPRARQRYITDPQDVVRRAPQIIVGSWCGKRFRPEQVVARPGWETVPAVRDGQLFEIKSPDILQPGISALTIGLAQLHGLIRDWSQR
- the bluB gene encoding 5,6-dimethylbenzimidazole synthase; translated protein: MSSPRYSDAERAAIYRVIRERRDMRHFSGGEVAPELLAQLLEAAHQAPSVGLMQPWRFIRITRPALRQQLHRLVEQERLRTAEALGERSAVFMQLKVEGIRDCAELLVAALPEGREAHVFGRRTLPQMDLASLACAIQNLWLAARAEGLGLGWVSLFDPQAVAELLGLPAGAEPVAILCLGPVTAFYDQPMLVEQGWAAPRPLAELLYTDHWGESP
- a CDS encoding cobyrinate a,c-diamide synthase — protein: MSQLECPAVLIAAPASGQGKTTVTAALARLHSRQGRRVRVFKCGPDFLDPMILARASGQPVHQIDLWMIGEAQSKRLLAEAARDNDLILIEGVMGLFDGTPSAADLARHFGVPVLAVIDGSGMAQTFGAMAHGLASYQPDLPFAGVLANKVGSARHGEMLRDCLPAGIAWFGALTRDAAVELPSRHLGLVQAAELADLDARLDAAADALAASADTRLPPAVSFAPVDAQQLPPLLAGVRIGVARDAAFAFIYQANLDLLEALGAKLCFFSPLADSALPAVDSLYLPGGYPELHLDQLAGNTAMAAAIRAHHAAGKPIHAECGGMLYLCQRLTDVQGHSGEMLGLLPATATMQPRLTALALQEVVLPEGALRGHTYHHSAIECALEPLVRGECPNYKRTSEAVWRLGRLTASYIHCYLPGNPQAAAALFAP
- the cobO gene encoding cob(I)yrinic acid a,c-diamide adenosyltransferase, producing MSEPSERDQRHRQRMQRKKAVVDEKIAAAQDERGLLLVLSGNGKGKSSSAFGMAARALGHDMQVGIVQFIKGASSTGEEAFFRRFPEQVRYHVMGAGFTWETQDRQDDIAKAQAAWAVAVELMRDPAVALVILDELNIALKYQYLELDKVLADIAGRPPHQHVVVTGRGAPAAMLEVADTVTEMGMVKHAFKAGIKAQKGVEF
- the btuB gene encoding TonB-dependent vitamin B12 receptor, whose product is MKMLPRTPLALALMASACLSHAQSLHLDSQVVTATRTNQSIAANLAAVTVIDRADIERLQATDALDLLRRTPSVSIVNNGGPGKSSSIGIRGTNSDHVLVLIDGVRIGSVTSGNAALQNLPMEQIERIEIVRGPRSSLYGSEAIGGVIQIFTRQGSKGDPKPWASVTTGSRNHLAGSAGVAGGFGNAWYNLGVSSLSTRGIDARPGRGDPDNDGYRELSANLKAGYRFANGLEIDGHVLETHSSNDFDSGFKANSDSVLKTHGLNARFAPLDPWRVTLQAARSEDKSDNFNGSNFTSRFDTRRDSFGWQNDIDLAPGQVLTLGYDHLIDEVSSSTDYSKGRRTNKGYYAQYLGQRGIHEWQLGLRHDDNQQHGDHTTGNIGYGISLTDSLQLVGSYGTAFKAPTFNQLYFPGFGNPDIKEETSRNYELGLRGQHDWGTWAVNVFRNEVEDLIASVNLGGGVWLAENVDKAVIKGIELELAGHWWGWDVASNLTLQDPSNRSKRANQGDLLARRAEQLFNLDVDRRFGRIGVGASLHAEGRRWDNAANTTDLHGYNTVDLRAEYWFSQQWRVQARISNLFDTDYETAASYQQQGRAGYLTVRYQML